One Phocaeicola dorei genomic region harbors:
- a CDS encoding efflux RND transporter periplasmic adaptor subunit, with product MDREIPKEVRDKERKKKFIKYGAIGVAAVVCIAVLISFMRSSVNKKDLVFSEVDNGTIEVSVSASGKVVPAFEEIINSPINTRIVEVYRKGGDSVDVGTPILKLDLQSTETEYKKLLDEEQMKRYQLEQLKVNNNTYLSDLSMQVKISAMKLNRMEVELRNERYLDSLGSGTTDKVRQAELNFNTGKLELEQLRQQYANESKVKEADLKVKELEFNIFSKSLAEMKRTLDDAQIRSPRKAILTYINNQVGAQVAEGSQVAIISDLSHFKVEGEIADTYGDRVAAGGRAIVKIGNEKLEGTVSSVTPLSKNGVISFIVQLNEDNNKRLRSGLKTDVYVMNAVKEGVLRLANASYYVGRGEYELFVQDSKDEVVKRKVQLGDSNFEYVEVISGLKPGDKVVVSDMSSYKNKNKLKLK from the coding sequence ATGGACAGAGAAATCCCTAAAGAAGTGCGTGATAAGGAACGCAAAAAGAAGTTCATTAAATATGGTGCAATAGGTGTGGCGGCAGTGGTATGTATAGCTGTATTGATTTCGTTTATGCGAAGTAGCGTCAATAAGAAAGATTTGGTGTTTTCAGAAGTAGACAATGGAACTATTGAAGTAAGTGTCAGTGCTTCCGGTAAGGTTGTCCCGGCTTTTGAAGAGATTATCAATTCACCTATTAATACTCGTATCGTGGAAGTTTACCGTAAGGGAGGAGACAGCGTGGATGTAGGTACGCCGATTTTGAAACTTGATTTGCAGAGTACGGAAACCGAATACAAGAAATTGCTGGATGAAGAACAGATGAAACGTTATCAGTTAGAGCAGTTGAAAGTGAATAATAATACGTATCTGAGCGATTTATCAATGCAAGTGAAAATTTCTGCCATGAAATTGAACCGTATGGAGGTAGAACTTCGCAACGAACGTTATTTGGATAGCTTGGGTTCTGGAACAACGGACAAGGTTCGTCAGGCTGAATTGAACTTCAATACAGGAAAACTGGAATTGGAACAGCTCCGTCAGCAATACGCAAATGAATCGAAAGTAAAAGAGGCTGATTTGAAAGTGAAGGAATTGGAATTCAATATTTTCTCAAAGAGTCTTGCTGAAATGAAACGTACATTGGATGACGCTCAAATTCGTTCACCGCGTAAAGCGATTCTTACCTATATTAATAATCAGGTAGGTGCGCAGGTGGCGGAAGGTAGTCAAGTAGCTATCATTTCTGATTTGAGCCACTTTAAAGTGGAAGGTGAAATAGCTGATACATACGGTGACCGTGTGGCAGCAGGTGGACGTGCCATAGTCAAGATTGGCAATGAGAAACTGGAAGGAACGGTAAGTAGTGTGACACCGTTGAGTAAGAATGGGGTGATTTCGTTCATTGTACAACTGAATGAAGATAATAACAAGCGATTGCGTTCCGGCTTGAAGACGGATGTATATGTAATGAATGCCGTGAAAGAAGGGGTTTTAAGATTGGCGAATGCTTCTTATTATGTCGGTCGCGGTGAATATGAATTATTTGTTCAGGATAGTAAGGATGAAGTAGTGAAGCGTAAAGTTCAATTGGGTGACAGTAATTTTGAATATGTGGAAGTCATATCGGGATTGAAACCGGGTGACAAGGTGGTTGTCAGCGATATGAGCAGTTACAAAAACAAGAATAAGTTGAAGTTGAAATAA
- a CDS encoding ABC transporter ATP-binding protein, whose protein sequence is MAMIKLTGINKIYRTNEIETLALENVNLDVIKGEFVSIMGPSGCGKSTLLNIMGLLDAPSSGKIEINGTSVESMKDKELAAFRNKTLGFVFQSFHLINSLNVIDNVELPLLYRKMAAKERTRLAKEVLERVGLSHRMRHMPTQLSGGQCQRVAIARAIVGNPEIILADEPTGNLDSKMGAEVMELLHKLNKEDGRTIVMVTHNEEQAKQTSRTIRFFDGRQVQ, encoded by the coding sequence ATGGCAATGATTAAATTAACCGGTATCAATAAAATCTACCGTACCAATGAGATTGAAACATTAGCACTGGAAAATGTAAATTTGGATGTGATTAAAGGCGAATTTGTTAGTATTATGGGGCCTTCCGGTTGCGGTAAGTCTACCTTGTTGAATATTATGGGGTTATTGGATGCTCCCAGCAGTGGAAAGATTGAAATAAACGGTACTTCTGTAGAAAGTATGAAAGATAAAGAACTGGCTGCTTTTCGTAATAAGACTTTGGGATTTGTGTTCCAGTCATTCCACCTGATTAATTCGCTGAATGTGATTGACAATGTAGAATTGCCTTTGCTCTATAGAAAGATGGCTGCCAAGGAGCGTACCCGTTTGGCAAAAGAAGTGTTGGAGCGTGTTGGTTTAAGTCATCGTATGCGCCACATGCCCACACAGCTTTCCGGTGGTCAGTGTCAGCGTGTGGCGATAGCCCGTGCTATTGTGGGCAATCCCGAAATTATCCTTGCCGATGAGCCTACCGGAAATTTGGACTCAAAAATGGGTGCTGAAGTAATGGAGTTGTTGCATAAATTGAATAAAGAAGATGGACGTACCATTGTGATGGTAACCCATAATGAAGAACAAGCCAAACAGACTTCAAGAACTATCCGTTTCTTTGATGGCCGTCAGGTGCAATAA